The Noviherbaspirillum saxi genome includes a window with the following:
- a CDS encoding ATP-binding cassette domain-containing protein yields MAVISLSNAQLAFGHVALLDHAEFSLEAGERVGLIGRNGTGKSSLLKIIAGISKLDDGLIVMQQSIKVAYVQQEPHFADDMSVFDAVASGLGELPAMLEEYNQLAGRLGGTEDDTIMERMHELQVKLDATDSWSIGNRVETILGKLNLNRDALLGTLSGGTQKRVALACALVGAPDVLLLDEPTNHLDFTSIMWLEGLLRDYKGSILFITHDRSFLDNVATRIIELDRGRLLSFPGNFSAYQTRKAEQLEIEAIENAKFDKFLAQEEVWIRKGVEARRTRNEGRVKRLEELRRTRNARRDQQGQVRLDVSAGERSGKIVAELVDIGKRYGDKIIVSDFNAIIMRGDKVGLIGPNGAGKTTLLKLILGEEQPDSGAVKQGARLQVAYFDQMRAQLNEEASLVDTISPGSDWVEINGQRKHVMTYLGDFLFAPERARSPVKSLSGGERNRLLLARLFAKPANVLVLDEPTNDLDIDTLELLEELLEDYSGTVFLVSHDRTFLDNVVTQVIVAEGEGRWREYVGGYTDWERVRATPAVPVKGQQKSDPKPAAKEAPSVSAGKTKKLSYKEQRELETLPALIATLEAEQKAISEKLADPELYRQQPDEVQRLNQRFAEIDEELLESLEKWEAIEAKAQS; encoded by the coding sequence ATGGCAGTCATTTCTCTTTCTAATGCCCAATTGGCATTTGGCCATGTGGCCTTGCTCGACCACGCCGAATTTTCGCTGGAGGCTGGCGAGCGCGTTGGGCTTATCGGGCGCAACGGCACCGGCAAATCCTCTCTCCTGAAAATCATTGCCGGCATTTCCAAGCTTGACGATGGCCTGATCGTCATGCAGCAAAGCATCAAGGTCGCTTATGTCCAGCAGGAGCCGCATTTCGCTGACGACATGTCGGTGTTTGATGCCGTTGCATCCGGACTTGGTGAGCTCCCCGCCATGTTGGAGGAATATAACCAGTTAGCCGGGCGCCTTGGAGGGACCGAAGACGATACCATCATGGAGCGCATGCACGAGCTCCAGGTCAAGCTTGATGCCACCGATTCCTGGAGTATAGGCAATCGGGTGGAAACCATTCTGGGAAAGCTGAACCTGAACAGGGATGCCTTGCTCGGAACCTTATCAGGAGGAACGCAAAAGCGCGTCGCGCTGGCGTGCGCACTTGTCGGTGCGCCCGATGTGTTGCTGCTCGACGAACCGACCAACCATCTGGATTTCACCTCGATCATGTGGCTGGAGGGTTTGCTGCGCGATTACAAGGGAAGCATCCTGTTTATCACCCACGATCGCTCCTTCCTCGACAATGTCGCAACCCGCATCATCGAATTGGATCGTGGGCGGCTGCTTTCCTTTCCGGGCAACTTCAGTGCCTACCAGACCCGCAAGGCCGAGCAGCTGGAAATCGAAGCAATCGAAAACGCCAAGTTCGACAAATTCCTTGCTCAGGAAGAAGTCTGGATACGCAAAGGCGTCGAAGCCCGGCGCACGCGCAACGAGGGGCGGGTCAAGCGTCTGGAAGAGTTGCGCCGCACGCGCAACGCCCGGCGCGATCAGCAGGGACAGGTCAGGCTCGATGTGTCGGCGGGCGAACGGTCCGGCAAGATCGTTGCGGAACTGGTCGACATCGGCAAGCGTTACGGCGACAAGATCATCGTGAGCGATTTCAACGCGATCATCATGCGCGGCGACAAGGTGGGCTTGATTGGGCCGAACGGTGCGGGCAAAACCACTCTGCTCAAGCTGATCCTGGGCGAAGAACAGCCGGATTCGGGCGCGGTCAAGCAAGGAGCACGGCTGCAGGTCGCTTATTTCGACCAGATGCGCGCTCAACTCAATGAAGAAGCGAGTCTTGTCGATACCATTTCGCCGGGCAGCGACTGGGTGGAAATCAATGGACAGCGCAAGCATGTCATGACTTACCTGGGAGACTTTCTCTTTGCTCCCGAGCGCGCGCGTTCGCCGGTGAAATCCCTGTCCGGAGGCGAGCGCAACCGTTTGTTGCTGGCCCGCCTGTTCGCCAAGCCGGCCAACGTGCTGGTACTGGACGAACCGACCAATGATCTCGACATCGATACGTTGGAACTGCTTGAAGAGCTGCTGGAAGATTACAGCGGCACGGTCTTTCTCGTCAGTCACGACCGCACTTTCCTCGATAACGTTGTCACGCAAGTGATTGTTGCGGAAGGCGAGGGACGCTGGCGCGAATATGTCGGCGGCTATACCGATTGGGAAAGGGTACGGGCAACGCCTGCAGTGCCGGTGAAAGGGCAGCAGAAAAGCGATCCCAAACCTGCTGCGAAAGAGGCACCGTCCGTGAGCGCTGGCAAGACTAAAAAACTCAGCTACAAGGAGCAGCGCGAGTTGGAGACGCTGCCCGCGCTTATCGCAACGCTTGAAGCTGAACAAAAAGCGATCTCCGAAAAGCTTGCCGATCCGGAACTGTATCGCCAGCAGCCTGACGAGGTGCAAAGACTCAACCAGCGCTTTGCTGAAATTGATGAAGAATTACTTGAGAGCCTTGAAAAGTGGGAGGCAATCGAAGCCAAGGCTCAAAGCTGA
- a CDS encoding fumarylacetoacetate hydrolase family protein: MHFAIPQPPVATVPVAGTDAMFPVHRIYCVGRNYVEHAKEMGGTGREAPFFFMKPADAVLPVAFGTVGEMPYPGMTSDLHHEIELVVAIGKGGSNIAASDAMQHVWGYAVGLDMTRRDLQGEAKKQGRPWSTGKGFDKSAPIGPIVPAAQVGNIGQASIRLDVNGAARQKSSIEKLIWNISETIEHLSKFFALQPGDLIFTGTPEGVAAVKQGDLLEGAIDGVGELKVKIV, from the coding sequence ATGCACTTTGCCATACCACAACCCCCTGTTGCGACTGTTCCCGTTGCCGGCACGGACGCCATGTTTCCAGTACACCGGATCTACTGTGTCGGCCGTAACTATGTCGAGCATGCAAAGGAAATGGGTGGTACCGGTAGAGAGGCGCCATTCTTTTTCATGAAGCCGGCCGATGCCGTGCTGCCAGTGGCTTTCGGAACGGTCGGTGAAATGCCGTATCCGGGCATGACCAGCGATCTGCATCATGAAATTGAACTGGTTGTGGCGATTGGCAAAGGCGGTTCAAACATTGCGGCGTCCGACGCCATGCAGCATGTATGGGGCTATGCTGTCGGCCTTGACATGACCCGCCGTGATCTTCAAGGCGAAGCAAAAAAGCAGGGACGTCCCTGGTCGACCGGCAAGGGCTTCGACAAGTCCGCGCCGATTGGCCCCATCGTACCTGCAGCTCAGGTTGGAAACATCGGGCAGGCATCGATACGCCTTGACGTCAATGGCGCAGCCCGTCAAAAAAGCAGTATCGAAAAACTGATCTGGAATATCAGCGAGACCATCGAACACCTGTCGAAGTTTTTTGCACTCCAGCCAGGCGATCTGATTTTTACCGGTACACCGGAAGGCGTCGCTGCCGTCAAGCAGGGTGATTTGCTCGAAGGTGCTATCGATGGCGTGGGCGAACTCAAGGTCAAAATCGTTTGA
- a CDS encoding ABC transporter ATP-binding protein: protein MNENILKISGLKIAYGGIQAVKGIDLEVNKGELVTLIGANGAGKTTTLKAITNTLPGCRVEGQIHYTGQPIHGTNSFSLVKKNLAMVPEGRGVFTRMTIQENLQMGAYIRDDKAGIQADIDKWFGVFPRLKERASQLAGTLSGGEQQMLAMARALMSHPKLLLLDEPSMGLSPIMVEKIFEVVRNVSAQGVTILLVEQNAKLALQAAHRGYVMESGLITMNGNAKDMLDDPKVKAAYLGEG, encoded by the coding sequence ATGAACGAAAATATTCTAAAAATCAGCGGCCTGAAAATCGCTTACGGCGGCATTCAGGCGGTCAAGGGCATCGACCTCGAAGTCAACAAGGGCGAACTGGTCACGCTGATCGGCGCCAATGGCGCCGGCAAGACCACGACGTTGAAAGCCATTACCAATACGCTGCCCGGTTGCCGGGTGGAAGGTCAGATCCATTACACCGGCCAGCCAATACATGGCACGAATTCGTTCTCTCTGGTCAAGAAGAACCTGGCTATGGTGCCGGAAGGCCGCGGCGTCTTTACGCGCATGACGATCCAGGAAAACCTGCAGATGGGCGCCTACATTCGCGATGACAAGGCAGGCATTCAGGCCGACATCGACAAGTGGTTCGGCGTGTTCCCGCGCCTGAAGGAACGCGCGTCGCAACTCGCCGGCACCTTGTCCGGCGGCGAGCAGCAGATGCTGGCCATGGCGCGTGCGTTGATGAGCCATCCCAAGCTGCTGCTGCTCGATGAGCCGTCGATGGGGCTGTCACCGATCATGGTGGAAAAGATTTTCGAAGTCGTTCGCAACGTGTCGGCACAAGGCGTCACGATCCTGCTTGTTGAGCAGAATGCGAAGCTGGCGCTACAGGCGGCTCACCGCGGCTACGTGATGGAATCCGGTCTGATCACAATGAACGGTAACGCAAAGGATATGCTGGACGATCCGAAAGTGAAGGCAGCCTACCTCGGCGAAGGCTGA
- the rpsT gene encoding 30S ribosomal protein S20 translates to MANTAQARKRARQAVKQNAHNSSQRSTLRTAIKAVRKAIEAGDKAAASQVFQASVSIIDRIADKKIVHKNKASRHKSRLAAALKALA, encoded by the coding sequence ATGGCAAATACCGCACAAGCGCGCAAACGTGCTCGTCAAGCAGTCAAGCAAAACGCTCACAACTCCAGCCAGCGCTCGACCCTGCGTACCGCAATCAAGGCCGTCCGTAAGGCGATTGAAGCAGGCGACAAAGCTGCCGCGTCGCAAGTGTTCCAGGCTTCCGTTTCGATTATTGATCGTATTGCTGACAAGAAGATCGTTCACAAGAACAAAGCTTCTCGTCACAAGAGCCGCCTCGCAGCTGCGCTGAAGGCACTGGCCTAA
- a CDS encoding DUF6538 domain-containing protein, translated as MNPAKYPSESTSYNENRLSSVVQNTRESMLFALSAAVSIKTRYIEKRGNVYQFVMRVPTDLAERFGRDRIRESLKTNDSKEAISKANARLWRLSKPL; from the coding sequence ATGAATCCCGCAAAATACCCTTCTGAATCAACAAGTTACAATGAAAATAGACTTTCTTCTGTGGTACAAAATACCAGAGAAAGCATGCTATTTGCGTTGAGTGCTGCAGTGTCCATTAAGACTCGATACATTGAAAAACGGGGAAACGTCTATCAGTTCGTGATGCGCGTTCCAACAGACCTGGCTGAGCGATTTGGCAGAGATCGCATTCGTGAATCACTGAAGACCAATGACTCCAAAGAAGCGATAAGCAAGGCGAATGCTCGGCTTTGGAGGCTCTCAAAACCGCTTTGA
- a CDS encoding MgtC/SapB family protein produces MQEAWMTVWTTLQAEFSDLPDLAEFTRVSARLIVALSLGAVLGYEREQWGTGAGLRTHMLVALGASLFVLVPLQAGMEISDLSRVLQGLISGIGFLGAGAIIKLSRDREIRGLTTAASVWVTAAIGVSAGMGREATAVLCTFLALCILGLSHQKKTATDKG; encoded by the coding sequence ATGCAAGAAGCATGGATGACCGTATGGACAACCTTGCAGGCGGAGTTCTCCGATCTGCCGGATCTGGCCGAATTCACTCGCGTATCAGCCCGTCTCATCGTTGCCCTCTCACTCGGCGCCGTTCTCGGCTACGAACGCGAGCAATGGGGAACCGGGGCAGGCTTGCGCACCCATATGCTGGTGGCGTTGGGTGCATCGTTGTTTGTGCTGGTGCCCTTGCAGGCAGGGATGGAAATTTCTGATCTTAGCCGTGTCTTGCAGGGATTGATTTCGGGGATCGGCTTCCTGGGAGCAGGGGCCATCATCAAGCTGTCGCGCGATCGAGAGATACGAGGATTGACGACTGCCGCCAGCGTCTGGGTCACGGCCGCGATTGGTGTGTCGGCCGGCATGGGGCGCGAAGCGACTGCCGTACTGTGCACCTTCCTCGCGTTATGTATTCTGGGTTTGTCGCATCAAAAGAAAACCGCGACCGACAAAGGTTAA
- a CDS encoding SirB1 family protein, with product MVIQSLEYFTSLVQQDDSIPLFEAALAIAQDVEPQLDLSATQAEVDILAARLQRRLAADASSVQKLRLLNHFFYRELGFAGNVNDYYDPDNSYLHRVIRTRRGIPISLAVLYMELAQQIGLNVKGISFPGHFLMKLSVQSGDIVLDPFNGASLSREELEERLEPYFEQQSYPGAIPLSYYLHAAHPREILVRMLRNLKSLFLEHMRWQRLLGVQQRLLILLPDEIAERRDRGLAYANLECPQAALEDFEAYLAERPHAPDADMLREKLPELRQASKRLN from the coding sequence ATGGTGATCCAATCCCTCGAATATTTCACATCGCTGGTCCAACAGGACGACTCCATTCCGCTGTTTGAAGCGGCGCTGGCTATTGCCCAGGACGTCGAGCCGCAACTGGATCTGTCCGCGACGCAAGCGGAAGTCGATATACTCGCCGCCAGACTGCAGCGGCGATTGGCAGCGGATGCGTCGAGCGTGCAGAAGCTTCGATTGCTGAACCATTTCTTCTATCGCGAGCTGGGGTTTGCCGGCAACGTCAACGATTATTACGATCCTGACAACAGCTATCTTCATCGGGTCATCAGAACGCGCCGCGGCATTCCGATTTCACTCGCGGTGCTCTATATGGAATTGGCGCAGCAGATTGGCTTGAACGTCAAAGGGATTTCTTTTCCCGGCCACTTTCTCATGAAGCTTTCCGTGCAGTCCGGCGACATCGTGCTCGACCCGTTCAATGGCGCCAGCCTGTCGCGCGAAGAACTGGAAGAAAGGCTGGAACCGTATTTCGAGCAGCAAAGTTATCCCGGCGCAATTCCGCTTTCCTACTATCTTCATGCCGCGCATCCACGCGAAATCCTGGTGCGCATGTTGCGTAACCTGAAATCGCTGTTCCTGGAACACATGCGGTGGCAGCGCCTGCTGGGCGTACAGCAGCGTCTGTTGATCCTGTTACCCGATGAAATCGCCGAGCGCCGCGACCGCGGGCTTGCTTATGCCAACCTGGAGTGTCCGCAAGCCGCGCTGGAGGATTTCGAAGCTTACCTCGCCGAACGTCCGCATGCGCCGGATGCGGACATGTTGCGCGAGAAGCTGCCCGAACTGAGACAGGCGAGCAAGCGCCTTAACTGA
- a CDS encoding DUF3135 domain-containing protein, with amino-acid sequence MNVAMPDFDMLVTLHRQDPEALETFRRHLLREAVESAPLEHRPSLERLLERIETARSSAQSPTDAAVIAFRMMRDSMNLLHETWDRAMYEVAGLQTTLLIDRMRR; translated from the coding sequence ATGAACGTCGCCATGCCCGACTTTGATATGCTGGTTACCCTGCATAGGCAGGATCCGGAAGCGCTAGAAACATTCCGCCGGCATTTGCTGCGCGAAGCGGTGGAGAGTGCTCCACTTGAACATCGCCCGTCCCTGGAAAGACTGCTGGAGCGAATCGAAACTGCGCGTAGTTCCGCTCAAAGTCCGACTGATGCGGCCGTCATTGCATTCCGTATGATGCGCGACTCGATGAATCTCCTGCATGAAACCTGGGATCGCGCCATGTACGAAGTAGCTGGCCTGCAAACAACGCTGCTGATCGATCGCATGCGTCGCTAG
- the maiA gene encoding maleylacetoacetate isomerase: MKLYSYFRSSASYRVRIALNLKGLPYDTVPIHLLRNGGEQLTSEYRKLNPDGLVPALVADSPDDTSALTQSLAIIEYLDEVHPQRPLLPESAIDKAYVRGIALSIACDIHPLNNLRVLRYLVRELKVSEDDKNAWYRHWCEQGLAALEQTVSNDRRAGRFCYGDAPTLADCCLVPQIANAQRLNCDLLGMPTLMRINEACLALDAFAHASPAMQPDAE; the protein is encoded by the coding sequence GTGAAGCTCTATAGCTATTTTCGCAGTTCGGCATCGTATCGCGTACGTATTGCACTGAATCTTAAAGGTTTGCCGTACGATACGGTGCCGATTCATCTGCTCCGCAACGGCGGCGAGCAATTGACGTCAGAGTACCGCAAGCTCAATCCGGACGGGCTGGTGCCTGCCTTGGTGGCAGACTCGCCGGACGATACCAGCGCACTTACACAATCGCTCGCCATCATCGAATATCTCGACGAGGTGCATCCGCAACGGCCGCTGCTGCCGGAAAGCGCGATCGACAAAGCTTATGTCCGCGGTATTGCGTTATCGATTGCCTGCGATATTCATCCACTGAACAATCTGCGTGTGCTGCGTTATCTGGTTCGTGAATTGAAAGTCAGCGAAGACGACAAGAATGCCTGGTATCGCCATTGGTGCGAACAAGGTCTTGCCGCACTTGAGCAGACTGTGTCGAACGACAGGCGGGCCGGCCGCTTCTGTTATGGAGATGCGCCGACACTTGCGGATTGCTGCCTGGTGCCGCAGATTGCAAATGCACAAAGGCTCAATTGCGATTTGTTGGGTATGCCGACACTCATGCGCATTAATGAAGCCTGCCTGGCCCTGGACGCATTTGCGCATGCATCTCCGGCAATGCAGCCGGACGCGGAATAA
- the murJ gene encoding murein biosynthesis integral membrane protein MurJ translates to MNLHKTLATVSGMTMLSRVTGLVRELLFARAFGASAYTDAFNVAFRIPNLLRRLFAEGAFSQAFVPILAEYKNQKGEEATKELVDHVATILMWALLLTCLIGIVGAPVVVYLIATGLKADKPAFDASVLMTRIMFPYIGFMAFVALSGGILNTWRQFRVPAVTPVLLNLSFIAASLFAAPYMEQPVYALAFAVVLGGILQVAVQLPALRKIGMLPRIGINLKLAWKDPGVRRVLRQMVPATVAVSVAQISIIINTNIASRQVSGSVSWLTYADRLMEFPTALLGVALGTVLLPSLAKAHAEGNPTEYSALLDWGLRLTFLLALPSAVGLITLSEPLTSTLFHYGKFDAESVRMTGQALIAYGVGLIGLILVKILAPGFYAKQDIRTPVKIAIGVLIATQIMNLIFVPRFAHAGLALSVGVGACLNAVFLYIGLKRRGIYVAHSGWLLFLLRLCGALFLLAGVALWTAGHFDWVGLQSRPLLRVAALTAVMGACGVTYFGALIAMGFRFRDFKRISS, encoded by the coding sequence ATGAATCTGCATAAAACGCTTGCCACTGTGTCTGGCATGACCATGCTGTCGCGTGTCACGGGACTGGTTCGCGAACTTTTGTTCGCGCGCGCATTCGGCGCATCTGCGTACACCGATGCATTCAATGTTGCATTCCGCATCCCTAATCTGCTTCGCCGCCTATTTGCGGAAGGCGCTTTCTCCCAGGCCTTCGTGCCGATTCTTGCCGAGTATAAAAATCAGAAAGGGGAAGAAGCGACAAAGGAATTGGTTGACCATGTTGCCACCATATTGATGTGGGCGCTGTTGTTGACTTGCCTGATCGGCATCGTAGGTGCGCCTGTCGTTGTGTACCTCATCGCGACCGGCCTGAAGGCTGACAAGCCGGCGTTTGACGCATCGGTGCTGATGACGCGCATCATGTTTCCGTACATTGGGTTCATGGCGTTCGTCGCCTTGTCCGGAGGAATATTGAATACATGGCGGCAGTTCCGCGTTCCCGCAGTGACGCCGGTCTTGCTGAACCTGTCTTTTATTGCCGCTTCCTTGTTCGCCGCTCCGTATATGGAGCAACCTGTTTATGCTTTGGCATTCGCAGTGGTGCTTGGCGGGATCTTGCAGGTCGCTGTCCAGCTGCCGGCATTGCGCAAGATCGGAATGCTGCCGCGTATCGGCATTAATCTGAAGCTGGCATGGAAAGACCCCGGGGTGCGCCGCGTACTGCGCCAAATGGTGCCCGCAACGGTTGCCGTGTCAGTTGCGCAAATCAGTATCATCATCAACACGAATATCGCATCGCGGCAAGTCAGCGGCAGCGTCTCCTGGCTAACTTATGCTGATCGCCTGATGGAATTTCCGACCGCACTGCTTGGCGTCGCGCTCGGCACCGTATTGCTGCCCAGTCTCGCCAAGGCGCATGCAGAAGGCAATCCAACCGAATACTCCGCATTGCTGGACTGGGGTTTGCGCCTGACTTTCCTGCTCGCCCTGCCCTCGGCGGTCGGACTGATCACCTTGTCGGAACCGCTGACCTCCACCCTGTTCCACTATGGAAAATTTGATGCCGAATCCGTGAGGATGACAGGACAGGCGCTTATTGCTTACGGCGTTGGACTGATAGGCCTGATCCTGGTAAAGATCCTGGCGCCTGGCTTCTATGCGAAGCAGGACATACGCACCCCGGTCAAAATCGCCATAGGCGTACTGATCGCTACGCAAATCATGAATTTGATCTTTGTACCAAGATTTGCACATGCCGGGCTCGCCCTGTCAGTCGGCGTCGGCGCATGCCTGAATGCTGTCTTCCTGTATATCGGCCTCAAGCGACGCGGCATTTACGTGGCGCACAGCGGCTGGCTGTTGTTCCTGCTGCGCTTGTGCGGCGCCCTGTTCTTGCTTGCCGGCGTGGCATTGTGGACCGCCGGGCATTTTGACTGGGTGGGCCTGCAATCCCGCCCACTGCTGCGCGTGGCAGCACTGACTGCCGTAATGGGTGCCTGTGGCGTCACCTATTTTGGCGCACTCATTGCCATGGGCTTCCGCTTCCGGGACTTCAAACGCATATCGTCATGA
- the tnpB gene encoding IS66 family insertion sequence element accessory protein TnpB (TnpB, as the term is used for proteins encoded by IS66 family insertion elements, is considered an accessory protein, since TnpC, encoded by a neighboring gene, is a DDE family transposase.) yields the protein MQQDPTTGNLFAFINRRATQIKVLYFDRTGWCVWAKRLEQGACSATGMR from the coding sequence ATGCAGCAAGACCCGACGACCGGCAATCTGTTCGCCTTCATCAATCGCCGCGCCACGCAAATCAAGGTGCTGTACTTCGATCGCACCGGCTGGTGCGTATGGGCCAAACGGCTGGAACAGGGGGCTTGCTCGGCGACTGGGATGCGGTGA
- a CDS encoding SWIM zinc finger family protein: MLDDLISRVSLEAFAGATVFGRGEEYFTAGAVERLRVTDGKVTASVVSTQTYRVALWDDDNDLTYDCTCPHAADGNFCKHCVAVGLAWLAEHAGESKSSVKSGRKKRHDPWHAIRQYLSAQSPDTLIELLLDAAQRDDRLYQSLLLKTEQTGGTGNVAAAFRRAIDGATHIRDFIDWREVGTFAGNIDQVADSLAKLLKPDTAATLVELAEYAIERTEHAMEQVDDSNGEIGDIVYRLGELHRKACAMARPDPAKLAERLFRFETTLPFGLCSFDAVTYRDALGKEGLRRYRELAQAEWSKIKPRDRKDSYDAHRFRITRVMEQLAEANGDIDELVAIKSRDLSSGYHYLDIAEIWTKARQPDKALEWAERGLKAFPERPDNRLRDFLVVAYLKRKRNDEALQLTWVQFEEQQTLDHYKKLHDVAGKIGVWPAHRSRALALVAEAIACETKATSHRKPTPSAPNYSFRVEIALWEKDLDTAWTAANEGICNRSLLITLAGKLESSHPDNAVTLYRRVVVPIVEQTNNTAYEEAIKLIRKVGRLMKIRNQSQQFRDYVADLREQFKPKRNFIKLLDGVARASVAE, encoded by the coding sequence ATGCTTGATGATCTGATCTCTCGTGTTTCCCTCGAAGCCTTTGCAGGCGCCACTGTCTTCGGGCGCGGTGAGGAATATTTCACTGCCGGTGCCGTCGAACGACTTCGCGTCACCGACGGCAAGGTCACCGCCAGCGTTGTAAGCACACAGACCTACCGGGTCGCGTTGTGGGATGACGATAATGATCTTACCTACGATTGCACCTGCCCGCACGCGGCCGACGGCAATTTCTGCAAGCATTGCGTGGCAGTCGGACTGGCGTGGCTGGCCGAACATGCCGGCGAAAGCAAATCCAGTGTGAAATCAGGCAGGAAAAAACGACATGATCCCTGGCATGCCATCCGGCAGTATCTGAGTGCGCAGTCCCCGGATACGTTGATTGAGCTGTTGCTTGATGCGGCCCAGCGGGACGACCGTCTCTACCAGTCGCTTTTGCTCAAGACTGAGCAAACCGGCGGCACGGGCAATGTGGCTGCGGCATTCCGTCGCGCCATCGATGGTGCGACGCACATCCGCGACTTCATCGATTGGCGAGAAGTCGGCACCTTCGCCGGCAATATCGATCAGGTCGCCGATTCGCTGGCGAAACTGCTCAAGCCTGACACTGCCGCCACGCTGGTAGAACTAGCCGAATACGCAATCGAGCGGACCGAGCATGCTATGGAACAGGTCGACGACTCGAACGGGGAGATCGGCGACATCGTCTACCGTCTGGGCGAATTGCACCGCAAGGCTTGCGCGATGGCGCGGCCTGATCCGGCCAAGCTTGCCGAGCGTCTTTTTCGATTCGAAACGACACTTCCATTCGGCCTGTGCAGCTTCGATGCCGTCACTTACCGCGATGCCTTGGGCAAGGAAGGCTTGCGCCGCTATCGGGAACTGGCGCAAGCCGAATGGAGCAAGATCAAGCCACGGGATCGCAAGGACAGCTATGACGCCCATCGCTTCCGCATTACTCGCGTCATGGAGCAATTGGCCGAAGCGAACGGCGACATTGATGAACTGGTTGCGATCAAGTCGCGCGATCTTTCATCCGGTTACCACTATCTCGACATTGCCGAAATCTGGACCAAGGCAAGACAACCCGACAAGGCACTGGAATGGGCAGAACGCGGTCTGAAAGCGTTCCCCGAGCGACCCGACAACAGGTTACGGGACTTTCTGGTCGTCGCCTACCTCAAGCGCAAACGCAATGATGAGGCACTGCAGCTAACCTGGGTCCAGTTTGAGGAACAACAGACTCTCGACCACTACAAGAAATTGCACGATGTCGCCGGCAAGATCGGGGTCTGGCCGGCACACCGCAGCCGTGCACTGGCGTTGGTTGCCGAGGCCATCGCATGCGAGACAAAAGCCACATCCCATAGGAAGCCGACACCCTCAGCGCCAAACTACTCCTTCCGCGTGGAAATTGCGTTGTGGGAAAAGGATCTTGATACTGCCTGGACAGCGGCGAATGAAGGCATTTGCAACCGGAGCCTGCTGATCACGCTGGCCGGAAAGCTCGAATCTTCACATCCTGACAATGCGGTAACTCTTTACCGTCGTGTGGTGGTGCCCATTGTCGAGCAGACCAACAATACTGCATACGAAGAGGCAATCAAACTGATTCGCAAGGTGGGTAGATTGATGAAAATACGGAACCAGTCTCAGCAATTTCGCGACTATGTGGCTGATTTGCGGGAACAGTTCAAGCCAAAGCGGAATTTCATCAAGTTGCTGGATGGGGTGGCTCGTGCGAGTGTTGCGGAGTGA